GCAGGAACGGGAACTTCTCCCGCGCGCGACAATCAGGTCGCCGCCAGCGTGAACGGCGATTCGATCCCGCTCACGGAAGTCGATGCCCTGTTGAAGAATACGCTCCCGCTCACGCCTCTCACTGCCGCACAGAGGCGCCAGATGCGAGTCGAGGTGCTCTCCGACATGATCGACGACCTGCTCTTGCGGCAATTCCTCCGCAAGAACGGGCCGAAGGTCGATCCGGCCGAGATCGATTCGCAACTGAAAGCGTTCGGCGACAAGCTCAAGAAGGACGGCAAATCACTCGCGGACTTCTACAAGGAAACGGGCCAGACCGAAGCCCAGGTGCGGGAATCGTGGACGACCGCGATGCAGCTCACCGGCTACGTGAAGAGCAACACGACCGAGGAGCAACTCAAAGCGTACTTCAGCGCGAACAAGGACCACTTCGACCGCGTGGAAGTGAAAGTGCAGCACATCGTTCTGCGCGTGGGCAAGAACGCGACTGCGGTCGAGCGCGCTGCGGCCAAAGAGAAGCTCGAAGCGATCCGCGCCGAACTCGCGGCCGGGAAACTCGACTTCGCGAGTGCCGCAAAGAAACATTCGCACTGCCCCAGCGGGCCGACCGGCGGCGACATCGGCTACATCGCCCGCAAGGGCGGACTCGTGGACGAAGCGATCTGCAGGGCCGCGTTCGCGATGAAGACGGGCGAACTCAGCGGGGTGATTGAAACGGACTTCGGCCTGCACATTCTCCAGGTGACGGACCGAAAGCCGGGCACACCCAGCACCTATGAAAAGTCCGCGACCGACGTGCTCGATACGTACAGCGACGACTTCCGCGCCGAACTCATTGCCAAACTCCGCAAGCAGGGGCAGATCCAAATCACGGTGCCCTAACGGACGGTCGAAAGTTGTAAGGTCGCAAGTCATAAAGTCGAAGATGCCAGCCGTACTGGTCTTCGACTTTATGACTTGCGACCTTACGACTTTCGACCGCCTCAAAGCGGCAGTGAAGTTTGTGACACTTTTCACTTGCAGTGAATCCGGGCACTCTGCTAAATTAACTGCACGCAATCTACACACACGGGAGCCGTTGTGCCCGCCAATCTCTTCGATCTCACGGGTCGCGTCGCACTCGTGACCGGCGGGAACAAGGGGCTCGGTAAAGCGATGGCACGCGGCCTCGCCGAAGCCGGGGCCGATGTCGTTATTGCCAGCCGAAACGAAGACGAACTCAAGGCCGCGCTCGATGAGATTCTGGCCGGTACCGGGCGCCGAGGGGCGTACTGCGTGACCGACGTCTCCGTGAGGGACGAGGTCAAAAAACTCGCCACATTTGCGATAGAGAAGATGGGGCGCGTCGACGTCCTCGTGAACAACGCGGGGATGAACGCCCCTCAAGCGATCGACGCCATCACCGACGACACGTGGGACCGCGTGCTCGAGGTCAATTTGAGTTCGGTGATGGCACTCACGCGCGACCTCGTGCCGCAGATGAAACAGCGGCGCTGGGGTCGGGTGGTGCATATTTCGTCGATCATGGGCCAAGTGTCCAAAGAGAAGCGGAACGTCTACTCCGCGACGAAAGCCGCACTCATCGGAATGGCCCGCGCGAGCGCGCTCGATTTGGGGCCGCACGGAATCACGGTCAACTGCATCGCGCCGGGGCCGTTTATGACCGATATGCCGATGTCGGTGCTGTCCGACCCCGAGAAACAAGCCTTTGCGGACCGCACGGCCCTGGGTCGCTGGGCACAACCCAGCGAACTCGTGGGACCGGTGCTGATGCTGTGCAGCGATGCCGGTAGCTACGTCACCGGCCAGACACTCTTCGTGGACGGCGGTTATTTGGCCCGTTGAAGAACATTGAGACAGAAACTTGATTCTGTCTCGACCGCGAGCTACTATTTCATTTGAGAACGTGACGCGATTCGTGCTGGTCCTCACCCCCGGCCGTTAATCGCCGAAGGTACAGCCCATGAACGCGTGCCCCTCTCTCCCGAGTGCTACGATGGTGATGAAAAGCGTACACCACGACTGCATCGAAGAAGAGAACAAGTACCGCTGGCTGGAGAGCGAGAAGGCCGGGTACGACCTCGGCGAGGGGTGCGTTAAACGCTGGGTCAAAGATCACTGGATGGGTTACCTGCGGGCACGGTGGGTCGAGCACCTTCAGGGCAAGTGTTTTTGGATCGAACTCGCCGGCCGCGACTTTGGCCTCCTCCTCCGCGAGTTTCAAACTCAAACCGAACTGCTCGACGTCATCCTGAATCAACTCAAGTCCGGCGCCGAAAATCTTGATGTGCTCCATTGGGCCATCGCCAACAACATCCCGACCGGCCCCGTCAGCGAAATCCTCGAAGCCCTTGACGTCAACAGCAAGCGCCTCGCCCACCGGTTCGACGGCACCAAACCTTCCAGCACGTTCGCCGCCTGACGGCACTACGACTTTTAAATACCCACTGAATTGACCTCGTTCGCACTCGCGAAACGGGCCAATGGCAACGGATTGGTACAACCACATCAGC
The Gemmata palustris DNA segment above includes these coding regions:
- a CDS encoding peptidylprolyl isomerase, which produces MRRSFVLSLAGLALAPLALAQPPTPPPATPAGTGTSPARDNQVAASVNGDSIPLTEVDALLKNTLPLTPLTAAQRRQMRVEVLSDMIDDLLLRQFLRKNGPKVDPAEIDSQLKAFGDKLKKDGKSLADFYKETGQTEAQVRESWTTAMQLTGYVKSNTTEEQLKAYFSANKDHFDRVEVKVQHIVLRVGKNATAVERAAAKEKLEAIRAELAAGKLDFASAAKKHSHCPSGPTGGDIGYIARKGGLVDEAICRAAFAMKTGELSGVIETDFGLHILQVTDRKPGTPSTYEKSATDVLDTYSDDFRAELIAKLRKQGQIQITVP
- a CDS encoding SDR family NAD(P)-dependent oxidoreductase — encoded protein: MPANLFDLTGRVALVTGGNKGLGKAMARGLAEAGADVVIASRNEDELKAALDEILAGTGRRGAYCVTDVSVRDEVKKLATFAIEKMGRVDVLVNNAGMNAPQAIDAITDDTWDRVLEVNLSSVMALTRDLVPQMKQRRWGRVVHISSIMGQVSKEKRNVYSATKAALIGMARASALDLGPHGITVNCIAPGPFMTDMPMSVLSDPEKQAFADRTALGRWAQPSELVGPVLMLCSDAGSYVTGQTLFVDGGYLAR